The DNA region CCCCGGATGGATCAGCTGCCTGGGCTTCACATACCATGATCTAATCATAATATCTTTCCATAGTTTTGCCAATCGCCTGTTCTGTTCTTGAACATTATCTGTCCAGTGTGCCACCCTCTCCGGTAGGTGGGCTGCTCATCTCCAGGCCTGCCAGAATAAAGGGCCCGACACCCTTGAGATCATTCTTGACAATCGGTTCGCTGATATAATATTCGAAGGAACCGTCTCGATAGGGTTCCCCTCCCAGTCCGGCCACGCTGCATATCCGCGTGAGACTGACTAGGCCATCCTCTTCTATCATTACCAGTTTTCCGAGCAGGCCGTGATACCCGCGCTTAGCCACATCCCAGTAGGTGGCTTCGAGGTAACCTCTTTTGACGCCTTTCGCCAGGGCATATACGAACATCGAAGACGCCGAAGCCTCCAGATAATTTCCCTTGCGGGTACCCTGATCTAGCACCTGGTACCATAAGCCGCTTTCTTGGTCCTGATAGGTGCTGATGGCCCGGGCTAAATCCTGAAGGATGAAGATGATTTGGGCACGTTTGGGATGCTCAAGGGGCAGGAAATCCAGTACATCGACTAGGGCCATGCTGTACCAACCCATCGCCCGGCCCCAGAAATGCGGAGAGCAGCCGGTCTCCGGATGAGCCCAGCTTTGTGCATTGCTCTCATCCCAGCCATGGTAGCGCAAACCGGTCCCCGGATCGCGCGTATGGACATCAATGACTAGGATCTGCTTGACCACATCATCGAAACCGTCTGGCTGATCAAACAACCGGGAGAATTCGGCATAGAAGGGCGCACACATATAAATACCGTCAAGCCACATCTGCCAGGGATAGCGTTTCTTATGCCAGAATCCTCCTTCCCGCGTTCGGGGATGGCTGTCCAGTTGCTGGCGCAGCAGGAAAGCTGCATCCTTGTATTTTTCTTCTTCGGTGATATGATACAGGGACAGTAAGACTTTACCCGAATTAATCTTATCGAGATTATAATCTTCCATCCTATAAGTCTTGATTGAGCCATCCGGCTCCAGATACGAGTCGATGACCCCCTTCACATAGTCAAAATATCTCTGCTGACCGGTTTCCTGCCAGACAGCTAAAACCGCTTTCAAGAACAGACCGGTCTCATAATTCCACTTGGCTTTGGGATCACTACTACCATATTCGAGTGAATTACCTCGACGAGTGATCTCCGAATCAGCCATCCGTACATACCAGGTCATATCGTCAAATCCTGTTGTATCCGCCCTCAAATCCTGCGCCGGTGCGTTCCGGTCCCCACAACCTATGCACAGGAATACCAATAACGAAATACCCAGTGTCTTAAAGATATTCATCTGTGTCCACACATTCCATGAGCGCATCAACCGGTTCTCCCTGCTTCTATACTGGGAATCCCTTGCAGCCCGG from Candidatus Neomarinimicrobiota bacterium includes:
- a CDS encoding glycoside hydrolase family 105 protein; this translates as MRSWNVWTQMNIFKTLGISLLVFLCIGCGDRNAPAQDLRADTTGFDDMTWYVRMADSEITRRGNSLEYGSSDPKAKWNYETGLFLKAVLAVWQETGQQRYFDYVKGVIDSYLEPDGSIKTYRMEDYNLDKINSGKVLLSLYHITEEEKYKDAAFLLRQQLDSHPRTREGGFWHKKRYPWQMWLDGIYMCAPFYAEFSRLFDQPDGFDDVVKQILVIDVHTRDPGTGLRYHGWDESNAQSWAHPETGCSPHFWGRAMGWYSMALVDVLDFLPLEHPKRAQIIFILQDLARAISTYQDQESGLWYQVLDQGTRKGNYLEASASSMFVYALAKGVKRGYLEATYWDVAKRGYHGLLGKLVMIEEDGLVSLTRICSVAGLGGEPYRDGSFEYYISEPIVKNDLKGVGPFILAGLEMSSPPTGEGGTLDR